One genomic region from Streptomyces sp. NBC_00582 encodes:
- a CDS encoding bifunctional class I SAM-dependent methyltransferase/NUDIX hydrolase, with protein MPESLPPPGPESVNAEAWQAYAVHHLRRGTVLTEAQRIDWGFPGAGPDEAFLGELTGRRVLDLGCGTARHAARLVRAYGAQVDAVDAAPGQIERARARYGSLPGLRLVHADAVTHLRAAEPYDVIYAVNAVPYVDPRRLLPALATALKPGGTLCFSVLHTDSRGDGPTDELVDRPETLRFAGGGEATVRMWVLGTERWEELLTGHGLRVERVERVDAPDPAVNRASYRVFRARRPPRISARPRTAHPPVAHAALGVGAIVHGPRGLLLGRHRRGTWELPGGTVEPGESLEETVVRELREETGLRADPSHVRLLGTSLDRVEGVVRMTVGAVVDRWTGEPADQPGESVGDWRWYPLDRLPPSLFECSAQSLTAWRPDLPIDHAPAHFTPYAAAPVTAPPPAG; from the coding sequence ATGCCCGAGTCCCTACCGCCGCCCGGACCGGAGTCCGTCAACGCCGAGGCCTGGCAGGCCTACGCCGTCCACCACCTGCGGCGCGGCACCGTCCTGACGGAGGCGCAGCGGATCGACTGGGGCTTCCCGGGCGCCGGGCCCGACGAGGCGTTCCTCGGCGAGCTGACCGGGCGGCGCGTGCTGGATCTCGGCTGTGGCACGGCCCGGCACGCCGCCCGTCTGGTGCGGGCGTACGGCGCGCAGGTGGACGCCGTCGACGCGGCGCCGGGCCAGATCGAGCGGGCCCGCGCCCGCTACGGCTCCCTGCCCGGCCTGCGTCTGGTGCACGCGGACGCCGTCACCCATCTGCGCGCGGCGGAGCCGTACGACGTGATCTACGCCGTCAACGCCGTCCCGTACGTCGATCCCCGTCGGCTGCTGCCGGCGCTGGCGACCGCGCTGAAGCCCGGCGGAACGCTGTGCTTCAGCGTGCTGCACACCGACTCGCGGGGGGACGGCCCGACCGACGAGCTCGTCGACCGTCCCGAGACCCTGCGGTTCGCCGGCGGCGGAGAGGCCACGGTCCGGATGTGGGTGCTCGGCACCGAGCGGTGGGAGGAGCTCCTCACCGGTCACGGTCTGCGCGTCGAGCGGGTGGAGAGGGTCGACGCGCCCGACCCGGCCGTCAACCGCGCCTCCTACCGGGTCTTCCGCGCCCGGCGCCCGCCGCGTATCTCCGCCCGTCCGCGCACCGCGCACCCGCCGGTCGCGCACGCGGCCCTCGGCGTGGGCGCCATCGTGCACGGCCCCCGGGGGCTGCTCCTCGGCCGCCACCGCCGGGGCACCTGGGAGCTGCCCGGGGGCACGGTGGAGCCCGGGGAGTCCCTGGAGGAGACGGTCGTACGGGAGCTGCGCGAGGAGACCGGGCTGCGCGCGGACCCGTCGCACGTACGGCTGCTCGGCACCAGCCTGGACCGGGTTGAGGGGGTGGTGCGGATGACGGTCGGCGCCGTCGTCGACCGGTGGACGGGCGAGCCCGCCGACCAGCCGGGCGAGAGCGTGGGCGACTGGCGCTGGTATCCGCTGGACCGACTGCCGCCCTCGCTGTTCGAGTGCAGCGCCCAGTCGCTGACGGCCTGGCGCCCGGACCTGCCGATCGACCACGCCCCGGCCCATTTCACGCCCTACGCGGCGGCCCCCGTCACCGCTCCCCCGCCCGCGGGCTGA
- a CDS encoding dihydrolipoyl dehydrogenase family protein has protein sequence MDEQVDVVVVGLGPGGEHVAGTLAEAGLDVVGVEAELVGGECPYWGCVPSKMMIRAANLVAEVCRTPALAGAASVTPDWSRVADRIRREATDDWNDHVAVERLESKGGRLVRGTGRLAGDRRVTVGERTFAARRGVVLATGGRPRIPSVPGLAGTPYWTNRDAMAAKEPPASMIVLGGGAVGVEVAQVFARFGCRVTVLEGRERLLTQEEPEAGELAAEALRADGVTVLTGVRARQIGYGAAGFGVSVEGEVLHAERLLVAAGRYADLVGLGVDTVGLDPGAPAVPTDGRMRAADGLWAVGDLTGRGAFTHVSMYQAQIAVRDILGEPGPEADYRALPRVTFTDPEIAAVGLTERGARAQGLRVRTSVTPLSASTRGWIHGPGGDGFLKLVEDADRGVLVGATSAGPAGGELLYGLNVAVHAEVPVERLRHMIYTYPTFHRAVEPALAALR, from the coding sequence ATGGACGAGCAGGTGGACGTGGTCGTCGTGGGGCTGGGGCCGGGCGGCGAGCATGTCGCGGGCACCCTGGCCGAGGCGGGGCTGGACGTGGTCGGGGTCGAGGCGGAGCTCGTGGGCGGGGAGTGCCCCTACTGGGGCTGTGTGCCCAGCAAGATGATGATCCGGGCGGCGAACCTGGTCGCCGAGGTGTGCCGGACGCCCGCGTTGGCGGGTGCGGCGAGCGTGACACCGGACTGGTCGAGGGTCGCCGACCGTATCCGCCGCGAGGCGACGGACGACTGGAACGACCACGTGGCCGTGGAGCGGCTGGAGTCCAAGGGCGGCCGACTGGTCCGGGGCACCGGACGTCTCGCCGGGGACCGCCGGGTGACCGTCGGCGAGCGCACGTTCGCGGCGCGCCGGGGTGTCGTGCTCGCCACGGGCGGCCGTCCCCGGATCCCCTCCGTGCCGGGGCTGGCGGGGACCCCGTACTGGACCAACCGGGACGCGATGGCGGCCAAGGAACCGCCGGCGTCGATGATCGTGCTGGGCGGGGGCGCGGTGGGCGTCGAAGTCGCCCAGGTCTTCGCCCGGTTCGGCTGCCGGGTCACGGTGCTGGAGGGGCGGGAACGGCTGCTGACGCAGGAGGAGCCGGAGGCGGGGGAGCTGGCGGCCGAGGCGCTGAGGGCGGACGGGGTGACCGTCCTGACCGGCGTGAGGGCCCGTCAGATCGGCTACGGCGCAGCCGGATTCGGGGTGAGCGTCGAGGGCGAGGTGCTGCACGCCGAGCGCCTGCTGGTGGCGGCGGGGCGGTACGCCGATCTCGTCGGCCTCGGCGTGGACACGGTCGGGCTGGACCCCGGGGCCCCGGCGGTCCCGACGGACGGACGGATGCGGGCGGCGGACGGTCTGTGGGCCGTCGGCGACCTCACCGGACGCGGCGCCTTCACCCATGTCTCCATGTACCAGGCGCAGATCGCCGTCCGTGACATCCTCGGGGAGCCGGGCCCGGAGGCCGACTACCGCGCCCTGCCCCGGGTCACCTTCACCGACCCGGAGATCGCGGCCGTGGGTCTCACCGAGCGCGGGGCCCGCGCCCAGGGCCTGCGCGTCCGTACGTCGGTGACCCCGCTCTCCGCCTCCACCCGCGGGTGGATCCACGGGCCGGGCGGCGACGGATTCCTCAAGCTCGTCGAGGACGCCGACCGGGGCGTCCTGGTCGGCGCGACCTCGGCCGGTCCGGCCGGCGGCGAACTGCTGTACGGCCTGAACGTCGCCGTCCACGCGGAGGTCCCGGTGGAGCGGCTGCGGCACATGATCTACACGTACCCGACGTTCCACCGCGCGGTGGAACCGGCCCTGGCGGCGCTGCGCTGA